In Dioscorea cayenensis subsp. rotundata cultivar TDr96_F1 chromosome 9, TDr96_F1_v2_PseudoChromosome.rev07_lg8_w22 25.fasta, whole genome shotgun sequence, a genomic segment contains:
- the LOC120268940 gene encoding probable homogentisate phytyltransferase 1, chloroplastic isoform X2, whose protein sequence is MDCHLLRPLSSSHHYFFSPASRGCITQRHCSNFQTHKKINGDNIQRFKGCFMDPHTKHSNQNTAQHRRSYQCIPLNASSGHPLESEPQIYESKSPWSLILASLNALYKFSRPHTVIGTAMGIISVSLLAVENMSDLSPLFFTGLMEAVVAALFMNIYIVGLNQLFDIEIDKVNKPYLPLASGEYSVRTGVAVVLVSVIMSFGIGWVVGSWPLFWALFISFILGTAYSINLPLLRWKRFAVVAAICILAVRAVIVQLAFFLHIQTFVFRRPAIFSRPLIFATAFMSFFSVVIALFKDIPDIDGDRIFGIRSFTVRLGQQKVFWICVYLLEMAYAVAMVIGGTSSCFWSKCVTVIGHAILASALWNHARSLDLKSKTAITSFYMFIWKLFYAEYLLIPLVR, encoded by the exons ATGGATTGCCACTTGCTCCGTCCTCTCTCCTCTTCTCATCACTATTTCTTTTCCCCTGCTTCCCGAG GTTGTATCACACAACGACATTGTTCAAATTTTCAAacacataagaaaataaatggaGACAACATTCAAAGATTTAAAGGGTGCTTCATGGACCCTCACACCAAGCATAGCAATCAAAATACTGCCCAGCATAGGAGATCTTATCAGTGTATCCCGTTGAATGCCTCATCAGGGCATCCTTTAGAATCTGAGCCTCAAATATATGAATCCAAGAGCCCATGGAGTTTGATACTGGCTTCATTAAATGCTTTATACAAATTTTCTCGTCCCCACACGGTCATAGGAACA GCTATGGGCATTATCTCTGTATCTCTGTTGGCTGTTGAAAACATGTCTGATCTTTCACCTTTGTTTTTCACTGGATTGATGGAG GCAGTGGTAGCTGCTCTTTTCATGAACATTTACATTGTTGGCCTCAATCAGCTGTTTGACATAGAAATAGACAAG GTTAACAAACCATACCTTCCACTTGCATCAGGAGAATACTCTGTCAGAACTGGGGTCGCCGTTGTTTTGGTCTCTGTGATTATG AGCTTTGGTATTGGATGGGTGGTTGGCTCTTGGCCACTATTTTGGGCTCTTTTCATCAGTTTCATTCTTGGAACTGCATATTCAATAAAT CTGCCACTTTTAAGATGGAAAAGGTTCGCAGTAGTTGCAGCAATATGCATTCTGGCTGTTCGTGCAGTGATAGTTcaattggcttttttccttcacaTTCAG ACCTTTGTTTTTAGAAGACCGGCCATCTTCTCAAGGCCGTTGATATTCGCAACTGCGTTCATGAGCTTCTTCTCGGTTGTCATTGCACTATTCAAG GATATACCTGATATTGATGGAGACAGGATATTCGGCATCCGGTCATTTACCGTACGCCTAGGCCAACAAAAG GTCTTTTGGATTTGTGTCTATCTCCTTGAGATGGCATACGCTGTTGCCATGGTGATCGGCGGGACTTCTTCCTGTTTTTGGAGCAAATGTGTAACT GTTATAGGCCATGCTATCCTTGCATCGGCTCTCTGGAACCATGCTAGATCTCTTGACTTGAAGAGTAAGACCGCGATAACATCATTTTATATGTTCATTTGGAAG CTCTTTTACGCCGAATACTTGCTCATTCCACTTGTGAGATGA
- the LOC120269308 gene encoding LOW QUALITY PROTEIN: calmodulin-binding protein 60 F-like (The sequence of the model RefSeq protein was modified relative to this genomic sequence to represent the inferred CDS: inserted 2 bases in 1 codon; deleted 2 bases in 2 codons): protein MVAEAKASTSGTKPGANETTSSPHQPINDQVTMVPLLTGDTPPLLTTDFQNEQGFLVPPSGTGGPFNSISKMPFLCGGVSSDPSGVEKHDYDFEKAQTTPSQIHNPDDDTFHGSAMSRIPSSSDSYPQSKGMEEATTEIGQLQLTVGKLQIQVLETQMQLRRFLNQFGVMVGEKRGLEPSADGVERGSDAKRQKAPTLESVIVEALKVDSLQKLCSSLEPVLHRVVSVEVERALAKLGPARLDTRSSPKRIEGPDGRNLQLHFHSRLLLPLFTRGKVEGEQGGAIHVVLLDANTGHIVTSGPESSAKLNVVVLEGDFXNNEDDWTDEDFESHVVKEREGKGPLLTGDLQVSLREGVGTLGELTFTDNSSWIQSRKFQTWFEKSLQASVREFVSMAKTEPFAVKDHRSELNKKHNPPALKDDVWRLEKIGKGGPFHKRLNEAGIYTVEDFLRLVVTDSQKLRNILGNCMSNKMWESLVEHAKTCVLSGKYYVYYSDDTRNFGAIFNSIYEFAGLIAGGQYYPAESLSESQKVFVDTLVKKAYDDLMNVIEYDGEALLNFMQSKQTTTFWNEVPSAQANYSASYDQQQVSQASLSVSVPPDQSLIDTGVTSGGGVISSSYGGNQSGQYSTQTEHVAPNAQLQYESSSYNSQNQFIDSSQRAQITRNDSTGLVFSPSQQPSLGLQSMTQALHQSEEEIHMMILELQGNEDDCTTRQRGSRVDDIFSEEEMRSHELLENEDMQHLLRVFSMCGAASCPNYSFDEDLNHISGKAFVGWLKIKAAMRWGIFIRKKAAERRAQLVELEE from the exons Atg GTTGCGGAAGCTAAGGCTTCAACATCTGGCACAAAGCCGGGAGCGAACGAGACAACAAGTTCTCCTCATCAACCAATCAACGACCAGGTGACTATGGTACCTCTGCTAACTGGGGACACTCCTCCTCTCCTCACCACTGACTTCCAG AATGAACAAGGTTTTCTTGTACCTCCTAGTGGTACTGGTGGACCATTCAATTCTATCTCAAAAATGCCTTTTTTATGTGGTGGTGTGTCCTCTGATCCCAGTGGTGTGGAGAAACATGACTATGATTTTGAGAAAGCTCAGACAACGCCATCACAAATCCACAATCCTGATG ATGATACTTTCCATGGTTCTGCAATGTCAAGAATACCTTCGTCTTCTGATTCATACCCTCAGAGCAAGGGCATGGAGGAAGCTACCACAGAAATTGGTCAGCTTCAATTGACTGTTGGAAAACTCCAGATCCAG GTTTTGGAGACACAGATGCAGCTGCGTAgatttttgaatcaatttgGGGTGATGGTAGGGGAGAAGCGGGGTCTTGAGCCTTCTGCTGATGGGGTGGAACGTGGTTCCGATGCTAAGCGCCAGAAGGCCCCTACTCTTGAGAG TGTGATTGTGGAAGCGCTCAAGGTGGATAGTTTGCAAAAGCTTTGTTCATCATTGGAGCCTGTTCTTCATAGAGTT GTTAGTGTAGAAGTGGAGCGTGCTTTAGCGAAGTTGGGGCCTGCCAGGCTTGATACCAG GTCTTCTCCTAAACGAATTGAAGGACCAGATGGAAGAAATCTGCAACTCCATTTCCATTCAAGGTTGTTGCTGCCACTTTTCACAAGAGGGAAAGTAGAGGGGGAGCAAGGAGGTGCTATTCATGTTGTGTTACTAGATGCGAACACTGGTCATATCGTAACATCAGGACCTGAATCATCTGCA AAACTAAATGTTGTAGTTCTTGAAGGTGATTT TAACAATGAAGATGACTGGACAGATGAAGACTTTGAAAGTCATGTAGTCAAAGAACGTGAAGGAAAAGGGCCTCTTTTAACTGGGGATTTGCAGGTATCCTTGAGAGAAGGTGTGGGGACGCTTGGGGAACTAACATTTACTGACAATTCAAGCTGGATACAAAGTAGGAAGTTTCAGACTTGGTTTGAAAAATCGCTTCAGGCTTCTGTGAGGGAATTCGTATCCATG GCAAAGACAGAACCCTTCGCAGTTAAGGATCACAGAAGCGAAT TGAACAAGAAACACAATCCTCCTGCTTTGAAGGATGATGTCTGGAGACTGGAAAAGATTGGCAAGGGTGGCCCATTCCACAAAAGGTTAAATGAGGCAGGAATTTATACAGTAGAAGATTTTCTACGTCTCGTTGTGACAGATTCACAAAAATTGCGGAAT ATCCTGGGAAATTGCATGTCAAATAAGATGTGGGAGAGCTTAGTGGAGCATGCGAAGACTTGTGTCCTAAGCGGGAAGTATTATGTATACTATTCTGATGATACAAGGAATTTTGGTGCTATATTCAATAGTATCTATGAATTCGCTGGCTTAATTGCTGGTGGGCAATATTATCCAGCTGAAAGCCTCAGTGAGAGCCAGAAG GTGTTTGTCGATACCTTGGTGAAGAAGGCATATGACGATTTGATGAATGTTATAGAATATGATGGGGAGGCTCTTCTAAATTTTATGCAGAGTAAGCAAACAACCACTTTCTGGAATGAAGTTCCATCTGCCCAGGCAAATTATTCTGCTTCCTATGATCAACAACAAGTCTCTCAAGCCAGCCTGTCAGTTTCTGTTCCTCCTGATCAATCTTTAATTGATACAGGAGTAACCTCGGGTG GGGGTGTCATCTCAAGTAGCTATGGTGGAAATCAATCAGGCCAATATTCCACTCAAACTGAGCATGTGGCGCCCAATGCTCAGTTACAGTATGAAAGCAGTTCATATAATTCACAAAACCAGTTCATTGATTCTTCTCAGCGGGCCCAAATCACAAGAAATGATAGTACCGGCTTGGTATTTTCCCCATCGCAACAACCTAGCTTGGGTTTGCAATCCATGACTCAGGCCTTACACCAATCTGAGGAAGAAATTCACATGATGATCCTCGAACTGCAAGGGAATGAAGATGACTGCACCACCCGTCAAAGAGGTAGCCGTGTTGATGATATCTTCTCTGAGGAGGAGATGAGAAGCCACGAACTGCTAGAGAATGAAGATATGCAGCACTTGCTCCGTGTCTTCAGCATGTGTGGTGCTGCATCATGCCCTAACTATAGCTTTGACGAGGATCTCAACCACATATCAGGCAAAGCTTTCGTGGGATGGCTTAAAATTAAGGCTGCTATGAGATGGGGAATTTTTATTCGAAAGAAAGCTGCTGAGAGGAGAGCTCAGCTTGTTGAGCTCGAGGAATGA
- the LOC120269309 gene encoding uncharacterized protein LOC120269309 — MAAGHSFDLWQKDVFFSAAEEVQESADTMESMYRMWLRSHSDGFSFDDFNDLRRDLHAALGTAKWQLEAFERAVSLSHQSLSSEDAAISRRQQFINTIKNQISCVEKALSDSHIEGEKHPFWLVQLDEGERDDLAAFLSADTRTLHESKVGKHVKYAEEVLPARVEMPNGQKTTSCSPDGDSWKILIADDEDAKPMPCSRPSSLRGFIRNVGSATRSNWLRNSFPKVKSEQDHQSKPGAIDLRGISRFAQHGMNSLTDRGRSCLSNCRTDSKASDAEQFVGKFSGLRRHIEGSYGRSFQIFLLLLLSIFLIVPIVFY; from the exons ATGGCTGCCGGGCATAGCTTCGATCTATGGCAAAAAGATGTGTTTTTCTCGGCGGCTGAGGAGGTCCAGGAATCGGCAGATAC aaTGGAATCAATGTATAGGATGTGGTTGCGAAGCCATAGTGATGGATTTAGTTTTGATGATTTCAATGATTTGCGAAGGGATCTCCACGCTGCTCTTGGTACTGCTAAATGGCAG TTGGAGGCGTTTGAGAGAGCAGTTAGTTTGAGTCATCAGAGTTTATCTTCAGAGGATGCAGCTATTAGTAGGCGGCAACAGTTCATAAATACTATCAAGAACCAAATTTCTTGTGTGGAGAAGGCGTTGAGTGATTCGCATATCGAAGGAGAGAAGCATCCGTTTTGGTTGGTGCAATTAGATGAGGGGGAAAGAGATGATCTTGCGGCCTTTCTTTCAGCAGATACCAGGACATTGCATGAGTCTAAGGTTGGAAAACATGTGAAGTATGCAGAAGAGGTGTTACCAGCTCGAGTAGAGATGCCAAATGGTCAAAAGACGACATCTTGTTCTCCTGACGGGGATTCTTGGAAGATTTTAATTGCTGATGATGAAGATGCAAAACCTATGCCATGTAGTCGGCCGTCTAGTCTACGTGGTTTCATAAGGAATGTTGGATCAGCAACGAGATCAAACTGGCTCAGGAACAGCTTCCCGAAAGTAAAGAGCGAACAGGATCACCAGTCAAAGCCAGGAGCCATTGATTTGAGAGGAATTAGTCGGTTTGCACAG CACGGAATGAATAGTTTAACTGACAGAGGCCGGAGTTGTTTAAGTAATTGCAGAACTGATTCTAAAGCTTCTGATGCCGAACAATTTGTTGGAAAGTTCAGTGGGCTTCGGAGGCATATAGAGGGCTCGTATGGTCGTTCATTTCAAATATTCTTATTGCTCTTGCTGAGCATATTTTTAATCG TGCCGATTGTTTTTTACTGA
- the LOC120268375 gene encoding LOW QUALITY PROTEIN: uncharacterized protein LOC120268375 (The sequence of the model RefSeq protein was modified relative to this genomic sequence to represent the inferred CDS: deleted 1 base in 1 codon) gives MALASENELERHGMLTLCLPSLSEQDPLFHKKKRLADVKGLSFEFQIKVPSPPEELQQILNQMIWAARVLHLNEIELYFAEDDNSGPFSPRNELESLGTVLQIVKSSILNAKAERLWVLKFLLNQTEDIFNAVGAGNIVEMISNKFDSSAEDSLLKWGWTHGVETKLRIAYFEGAGRGAVTIEDLSIGDTALEIPESLIISEDVLHESDMNEVFKELDGISADTMMLLWSMRERHNSESRFRFYFETLPKNFHTGLSFGIDALATLEGTLLFEELLQAKEHLRQQYDELCHTLFSNHPKIFRPELYSWEQFLWACELWYSNGMKVILSDGKLKTCLVPIAGFLNHSICPHIIHYGRVDSATKSLKFPLSRPCKKGEQCYLSYGNFPGSHFVTFYGFLPKGDNPYDVIPLDIDAPHAEETHSASDWTTHMVRGTWLSKSKEPPSCGLPSPLLYHLRSIIEDDGNQLPPSPSTRVEIERAVIETIISIFNPMMESLSHTDDFDREISNWDVKLALDYKDLQRRIISSVLASSTIALQMLS, from the exons ATGGCTTTAGCTTCTGAGAATGAGTTGGAGAGGCATGGCATGCTCACTCTGTGTCTTCCTTCCCTCTCTGAACAGGACCCTTTATTCCACAAGAAGAAG AGGTTGGCAGATGTGAAGGGTCTCAGTTTTgagtttcaaataaaagttCCATCACCCCCTGAAGAGTTACagcaaattttgaatcaaatgatTTGGGCAGCAAGAGTACTGCATCTGAATGAG ATAGAGCTCTATTTTGCTGAAGATGATAATTCTGGTCCATTCAGCCCCAGAAACGAGCTTGAATCTCTTGGTACAGTGCTTCAAATTGTGAAATCCTCGATCTTGAATGCTAAAGCTGAGAGATTATGGGttctaaaatttttgttaaatcaAACTGAGGATATCTTCAATGCTGTTGGGGCTGGAAACATTGTTGAGATGATCTCTAACAAGTTTGATAGTTCTGCGGAAGACTCGCTGCTGAAGTGGGGGTGGACTCATGGAGTGGAGACAAAATTGAGAATTGCTT ATTTTGAAGGAGCTGGAAGAGGAGCTGTGACCATTGAAGACCTGAGCATCGGTGACACTGCTTTGGAAATCCCTGAGTCTCTAATCATATCTGAGGATGTTCTTCATGAATCTGATATG AATGAAGTGTTCAAGGAATTGGATGGTATATCTGCTGATACTATGATGTTATTATGGAGCATGAGAGAGAGGCACAACTCTGAATCAAGATTTAGGTTTTACTTTGAGACATTGCCT AAGAATTTCCATACAG GGTTAAGCTTTGGCATTGATGCACTTGCCACATTAGAAGGGACACTGCTCTTTGAAGAGTTACTGCAAGCGAAGGAG CATTTGCGCCAACAATACGATGAGTTATGTCATACATTGTTTAGTAATCACCCCAAAATATTTCGACCAGAGTTGTATTCATGGGAGCAGTTCCTATGGGCTTGTGAACTCTGGTATTCTAATGGAATGAAGGTCATCTTGTCTGATGGAAAGCTGAAGACTTGTCTGGTTCCCATTGCTGGGTTTCTCAATCACTCG ATATGCCCTCACATAATTCACTATGGACGAGTAGATTCAGCAACAAAATCCTTGAAGTTTCCATTGTCAAGGCCATGTAAAAAAGGCGAACAATGTTATCTCAGCTATGGAAATTTTCCTGGATCTCATTTCGTGACTTTCTATGGTTTCCTTCCAAAAGGAGATAACCCAtatgatgtcataccattgg ATATCGATGCACCCCATGCAGAAGAAACACATTCTGCAAGTGATTGGACCACTCACATGGTTCGAGGGACATGGTTGTCTAAGAGTAAGGAACCTCCTTCATGCGGCTTGCCTTCTCCATTGTTGTATCATCTTCGTTCAATCATAGAAGACGACGGAAACCAGCTGCCTCCTAGTCCTTCTACAAGAGTT GAGATTGAAAGGGCAGTGATTGAAacaattatttctatttttaatccgATGATGGAAAGTCTAAGTCATACTGATGATTTTGACAG GGAGATATCCAATTGGGATGTAAAGCTAGCACTAGACTACAAAGACCTGCAAAGAAGGATAATTTCTTCGGTATTGGCATCGTCTACCATTGCTCTTCAAATGCTCTCTTAG
- the LOC120268933 gene encoding pentatricopeptide repeat-containing protein At2g18940, chloroplastic: protein MEGTVFPNRPAMPAKPLKKDSNSKSNQLKFSTSLPPPPPAPPSHALPLDSLLHQLHHLTTTHKNPTFPFLHPSSTRTRKGNHFLSRKGKSLLKSMVEHPLHGLHSFLDSMEDEISGLDSVSLLKGLELAGEWEKALVLFQWLSSNQNAEKMRLNEQSIEAIIRVLGKESQHSVACKVFDSIPLKDYCLDIRSYTTLLHAYARSGNYVRAIDVFEQVKEKGLSPTLVTYNVMLDVYGKMGRSWDKILNLLDEMRNNGLEFDEFTISTVLSACGREGLIKEAMEFFECSKSEGYVPGVVTYNALLQVFGKAGNYAQALRILKEMEENGCSPDSVTYNELAATYARAGFYEEAAAVFDEMATKGIMPNSVTYSTVINAYGKVGKEDEALDLFDQMKKSGCVPNTCTYNTIIGLLGKKSRSNEMLDILCDMKSNGCVPNRITWNIMLAMCGKRGMGNYVSQVFSEMKNSGIEPGRDTFNTLIAAYGRCGSGKHALKFYEELIRAGFSPTLTTYNALLNAIARRGDWQAAKSVMIDMKSKGFKPNELSYSMLLQCYAQAKNVRGIEAIEEDVYAGRIFPSWVVLRTLVIANFKCRVLQGMEKAFVELEKNGYKSDLVVLNSMLSIYAKNRMYDRAHEILDLIHRSGFQPDLITQNSLMDMYARSGECWKAEEILRELHNSGPKPDIVSYNTVINGFCKQGLMQDALRILNEMMAIGIAPCLVTYNTFISGYSSMEMFKEARDVISYMIQHNFKPTELTYKIVVDGYCKARRYNEAREFVTGIIETDLTFDERLLPKLSLRIEEYEDS, encoded by the coding sequence aTGGAAGGAACAGTGTTTCCCAATAGGCCAGCAATGCCCGCAAAGCCACTGAAAAAAGATtcaaattccaaatcaaatcagcTAAAGTTCAGCACTTCATTGCCTCCGCCACCACCGGCACCACCATCTCACGCCCTTCCCTTGGATTCTCTCCTCCACCAGCTCCATCACCTCACCACCACCCATAAAAATCCCACCTTTCCCTTCCTCCACCCTTCCTCCACTCGTACAAGAAAAGGCAACCACTTTCTCTCCAGAAAAGGCAAGTCTTTGCTCAAATCTATGGTCGAACACCCCTTGCATGGGTtgcattcttttcttgattccatggaggatgagatttctGGTTTAGATTCTGTTAGCCTTTTGAAAGGGTTGGAGCTCGCTGGTGAATGGGAGAAAGCTCTGGTCTTGTTCCAATGGCTCAGTTCCAATCAGAATGCTGAGAAGATGAGGTTGAATGAGCAGTCCATTGAAGCAATCATCCGGGTTTTGGGCAAGGAGTCTCAGCACTCGGTTGCCTGCAAGGTGTTTGATTCTATTCCTCTGAAGGATTACTGCCTCGATATCCGTTCTTACACCACTCTCTTGCATGCTTACGCTCGTTCAGGGAATTATGTTAGAGCTATTGATGTGTTTGAGCAGGTGAAGGAGAAGGGTCTTTCTCCAACTTTGGTTACTTACAATGTGATGCTTGATGTTTATGGAAAGATGGGGAGGTCATGGGATAAGATTTTGAACCTCTTGGATGAGATGAGGAACAATGGTTTGGAATTCGATGAATTCACGATTAGCACTGTGCTTTCAGCTTGTGGAAGAGAAGGGTTGATTAAGGAGGCAATGGAGTTCTTTGAATGTTCAAAGTCTGAAGGTTATGTTCCGGGTGTTGTTACTTACAATGCATTGCTTCAGGTGTTTGGAAAAGCCGGAAATTATGCGCAGGCATTGAGGATTTTGAAGGAAATGGAGGAGAATGGTTGCTCGCCGGACTCTGTTACTTATAATGAGCTTGCTGCTACATATGCTCGAGCTGGGTTTTATGAGGAAGCGGCTGCTGTATTTGATGAAATGGCTACTAAGGGAATTATGCCGAATTCGGTGACATATTCTACTGTGATCAATGCTTATGGAAAGGTTGGAAAGGAGGATGAGGCATTGGATTTGTTCGATCAGATGAAGAAGTCGGGTTGTGTTCCTAATACATGTACATATAATACCATTATTGGATTGCTAGGGAAGAAGTCAAGGTCAAATGAGATGTTGGACATACTTTGTGATATGAAGTCTAATGGCTGTGTTCCTAATCGGATCACTTGGAATATAATGTTGGCAATGTGTGGCAAAAGGGGCATGGGCAATTATGTGAGTCAGGTGTTTTCAGAGATGAAGAATTCTGGGATTGAACCTGGTAGGGATACTTTCAACACTTTGATTGCTGCTTATGGACGGTGTGGGTCGGGAAAACATGCTTTGAAGTTCTATGAAGAGTTAATACGAGCTGGTTTCAGTCCTACTCTTACAACTTACAATGCACTCCTGAATGCAATAGCTAGAAGAGGTGATTGGCAAGCAGCAAAATCAGTCATGATTGACATGAAGAGTAAAGGGTTCAAGCCTAATGAACTCTCGTATTCTATGCTGCTTCAGTGTTATGCGCAGGCAAAAAATGTCAGAGGGATCGAAGCTATTGAAGAAGATGTCTATGCCGGCCGAATTTTTCCAAGTTGGGTAGTGTTGAGAACTCTTGTTATTGCCAACTTCAAGTGCAGAGTGTTGCAGGGAATGGAGAAAGCGTTTGTTGAGCTGGAGAAAAATGGTTATAAATCTGATTTAGTTGTTCTGAATTCGATGTTATCTATATATGCAAAGAACAGAATGTATGACCGTGCTCATGAAATTCTCGATTTGATCCACCGTAGTGGCTTTCAGCCTGATCTCATCACCCAAAATAGCTTGATGGACATGTATGCAAGAAGCGGGGAGTGTTGGAAAGCCGAAGAGATCTTAAGAGAACTTCATAACTCTGGACCGAAGCCAGATATTGTTTCTTACAACACTGTAATCAATGGATTCTGCAAGCAAGGGCTCATGCAGGATGCATTAAGGATTCTCAATGAGATGATGGCTATTGGAATTGCTCCTTGCTTGGTCACTTACAACACTTTCATTAGTGGTTATTCAAGTATGGAAATGTTCAAAGAGGCAAGAGATGTCATCAGTTACATGATACAACACAACTTCAAGCCTACTGAGTTAACTTACAAGATAGTTGTCGACGGTTATTGTAAAGCAAGACGATACAATGAAGCTAGGGAGTTTGTGACAGGAATCATAGAAACAGATTTAACTTTTGACGAACGCTTGTTGCCTAAACTATCACTCCGGATAGAGGAATACGAAGATTCATGA
- the LOC120268940 gene encoding probable homogentisate phytyltransferase 1, chloroplastic isoform X1, with protein sequence MDCHLLRPLSSSHHYFFSPASRVTGCITQRHCSNFQTHKKINGDNIQRFKGCFMDPHTKHSNQNTAQHRRSYQCIPLNASSGHPLESEPQIYESKSPWSLILASLNALYKFSRPHTVIGTAMGIISVSLLAVENMSDLSPLFFTGLMEAVVAALFMNIYIVGLNQLFDIEIDKVNKPYLPLASGEYSVRTGVAVVLVSVIMSFGIGWVVGSWPLFWALFISFILGTAYSINLPLLRWKRFAVVAAICILAVRAVIVQLAFFLHIQTFVFRRPAIFSRPLIFATAFMSFFSVVIALFKDIPDIDGDRIFGIRSFTVRLGQQKVFWICVYLLEMAYAVAMVIGGTSSCFWSKCVTVIGHAILASALWNHARSLDLKSKTAITSFYMFIWKLFYAEYLLIPLVR encoded by the exons ATGGATTGCCACTTGCTCCGTCCTCTCTCCTCTTCTCATCACTATTTCTTTTCCCCTGCTTCCCGAG TGACAGGTTGTATCACACAACGACATTGTTCAAATTTTCAAacacataagaaaataaatggaGACAACATTCAAAGATTTAAAGGGTGCTTCATGGACCCTCACACCAAGCATAGCAATCAAAATACTGCCCAGCATAGGAGATCTTATCAGTGTATCCCGTTGAATGCCTCATCAGGGCATCCTTTAGAATCTGAGCCTCAAATATATGAATCCAAGAGCCCATGGAGTTTGATACTGGCTTCATTAAATGCTTTATACAAATTTTCTCGTCCCCACACGGTCATAGGAACA GCTATGGGCATTATCTCTGTATCTCTGTTGGCTGTTGAAAACATGTCTGATCTTTCACCTTTGTTTTTCACTGGATTGATGGAG GCAGTGGTAGCTGCTCTTTTCATGAACATTTACATTGTTGGCCTCAATCAGCTGTTTGACATAGAAATAGACAAG GTTAACAAACCATACCTTCCACTTGCATCAGGAGAATACTCTGTCAGAACTGGGGTCGCCGTTGTTTTGGTCTCTGTGATTATG AGCTTTGGTATTGGATGGGTGGTTGGCTCTTGGCCACTATTTTGGGCTCTTTTCATCAGTTTCATTCTTGGAACTGCATATTCAATAAAT CTGCCACTTTTAAGATGGAAAAGGTTCGCAGTAGTTGCAGCAATATGCATTCTGGCTGTTCGTGCAGTGATAGTTcaattggcttttttccttcacaTTCAG ACCTTTGTTTTTAGAAGACCGGCCATCTTCTCAAGGCCGTTGATATTCGCAACTGCGTTCATGAGCTTCTTCTCGGTTGTCATTGCACTATTCAAG GATATACCTGATATTGATGGAGACAGGATATTCGGCATCCGGTCATTTACCGTACGCCTAGGCCAACAAAAG GTCTTTTGGATTTGTGTCTATCTCCTTGAGATGGCATACGCTGTTGCCATGGTGATCGGCGGGACTTCTTCCTGTTTTTGGAGCAAATGTGTAACT GTTATAGGCCATGCTATCCTTGCATCGGCTCTCTGGAACCATGCTAGATCTCTTGACTTGAAGAGTAAGACCGCGATAACATCATTTTATATGTTCATTTGGAAG CTCTTTTACGCCGAATACTTGCTCATTCCACTTGTGAGATGA